A stretch of Campylobacter concisus DNA encodes these proteins:
- the metG gene encoding methionine--tRNA ligase codes for MKEKAYITTPIYYVNDVPHIGHAYTTIIADTLARFNRLQGKETYFMTGTDEHGQKIEQAARARGKTPKEYADEISAKFRSLWDEFEISYDHFIRTTDEEHKQTVQNVFEKMQANGDIYKGEYEGFYCVSCETFFNQRDLLEDNHCPDCGRVTSLVKEESYFFKLSKYEDALLKWYENDELCVIPKGKKNEVVSFVKGGLKDLSVTRTSFDWGIKLPKSANDEKHVMYVWLDALINYLTTLGYSRDDARMDLWPYTTHIVGKDILRFHAVYWPAFLMSLGLPLPKHVAAHGWWTINGEKMSKSKGNVINPREVANAYGLENFRYFLLREVPFGQDGDYSQKALIERINSELGNGLGNLLSRIVGMSAKYSDYKIGSKDVIKFHKAELDEAKGYLDEAIKNLENLATNRYLEDLWKIVTLANAAVAKYEPWSLVKAGKTDEANALVALCANLLAKVAILLSPAMPKTCTKIADTLGFSIDTASYESLVLKNEISNFTAKATEPLFPRIEKELMSEANEPPKVEVKAEPKEEKKEDEIISIDDFARIVIKVGEVLECERVEGSDKLLKFKIDLGEEQPRQILSGIAKYYEPSSLIGKQVCVLANLKERTMMKKYVSQGMILSASDGSLTLLGTQGKVKNGAIVG; via the coding sequence ATGAAAGAAAAAGCTTATATAACGACCCCGATATATTACGTAAACGACGTGCCACACATTGGTCATGCATATACGACCATTATTGCTGATACACTTGCTAGATTTAACCGCTTGCAAGGCAAAGAGACTTACTTTATGACAGGCACAGACGAGCACGGACAAAAGATCGAGCAAGCAGCTCGTGCTAGAGGCAAGACTCCAAAAGAGTACGCCGACGAGATCAGTGCGAAATTTAGATCACTTTGGGATGAGTTTGAAATAAGCTACGATCATTTTATAAGAACGACCGACGAAGAGCACAAACAAACCGTGCAAAATGTCTTTGAAAAGATGCAAGCAAATGGCGACATTTACAAAGGCGAATATGAGGGATTTTACTGCGTTAGCTGCGAAACCTTTTTTAATCAAAGAGACCTGCTAGAAGACAATCACTGTCCAGACTGCGGCCGAGTGACGTCTTTAGTCAAAGAAGAGAGCTACTTTTTTAAGCTTTCAAAATATGAAGACGCGCTTTTAAAATGGTACGAAAATGACGAGCTTTGCGTCATCCCAAAAGGTAAGAAAAACGAGGTCGTAAGCTTTGTAAAAGGTGGACTAAAAGATCTTTCAGTAACTAGAACGAGCTTTGACTGGGGCATAAAGCTACCAAAGAGCGCAAACGATGAAAAGCACGTTATGTACGTCTGGCTTGACGCGCTTATAAACTACCTAACAACACTAGGATATTCAAGAGATGACGCTAGAATGGATCTTTGGCCATACACTACTCACATCGTTGGCAAAGATATTTTACGCTTTCACGCAGTTTACTGGCCGGCATTTTTGATGAGTCTTGGCTTGCCATTACCAAAACACGTAGCAGCGCACGGCTGGTGGACCATAAATGGCGAAAAGATGAGCAAAAGTAAGGGTAATGTTATAAACCCAAGAGAGGTTGCAAATGCTTACGGACTTGAAAATTTCAGATACTTTTTGCTTAGAGAGGTGCCGTTTGGGCAAGATGGCGATTACAGCCAAAAGGCTTTGATCGAGCGTATAAATTCAGAACTTGGCAACGGACTTGGTAACTTGCTAAGCCGAATAGTTGGCATGAGTGCAAAGTATAGCGACTATAAAATCGGTTCAAAAGACGTGATCAAATTTCACAAAGCCGAACTTGATGAGGCCAAGGGCTACCTTGATGAGGCTATTAAAAATTTAGAAAATTTAGCGACGAACCGCTATTTAGAGGATCTTTGGAAGATCGTAACGCTAGCAAATGCAGCCGTTGCGAAGTATGAGCCATGGTCACTTGTAAAAGCTGGCAAAACTGACGAGGCAAACGCACTTGTAGCACTTTGCGCAAATTTGCTTGCAAAAGTGGCGATACTACTTAGCCCAGCTATGCCAAAAACTTGTACTAAGATAGCTGACACGCTTGGCTTTAGCATAGACACAGCATCTTATGAAAGCCTTGTTTTGAAAAATGAAATTTCAAATTTTACAGCAAAGGCCACCGAGCCACTTTTCCCAAGGATAGAAAAAGAGCTAATGAGCGAGGCAAATGAGCCGCCAAAGGTTGAGGTAAAAGCTGAGCCAAAAGAGGAGAAAAAAGAGGACGAAATCATTAGCATAGATGACTTTGCAAGGATCGTCATAAAAGTAGGCGAAGTACTCGAGTGCGAGAGAGTTGAAGGTAGTGACAAGCTGCTTAAATTTAAGATAGATCTTGGCGAGGAGCAGCCGCGTCAGATTTTATCTGGTATCGCAAAATACTACGAGCCTAGCTCGCTTATCGGCAAGCAAGTGTGTGTTTTAGCAAATTTAAAAGAGCGAACAATGATGAAAAAATATGTCTCCCAGGGCATGATATTAAGTGCATCTGATGGCTCATTAACTCTACTTGGCACACAAGGCAAAGTAAAAAACGGTGCAATCGTTGGCTAA